From Vibrio splendidus, a single genomic window includes:
- a CDS encoding amino acid permease has translation MSENKRSTIGKFALLSMTFAAVYSFNNIINNNIEIGLSSAPMFFLATIFYFVPFCLIVAEFVSLNKNSEAGVYSWVKSSLGGRWAFISAYTYWFVNLFFFTSLLPRIIAYASYAFLGFEYIFTPITTAILSTILFAIATHISNNGAKLLGPITSLTSSLMLLLTMSYILLSGGALIGGIEPADPITIEAMTPSFNWAFLGVITWIFMAAGGAESVAVYVNDIKGGHKSFVKVIIIAGIFIGALYSVGSVLANVFVSREELKFTGGSVQVFEGLARHFGLSEILMNRFVGVVSFTAMLGSLLMWTATPVKIFFSEIPKGIFGEKTVALNKQGVPERAAWIQFLIVIPLMFIPTLASDTVQDLMSTIINMTAAASMLPPLFIMIAYLNLRLKLDHLPRDFRMGSRMTGITVVSILIGIFTVGFFASTFPTGADIMTIIFYNVGGIVIFLGYAWWKYGKYEKSLSPEEKKLEAKPEPANA, from the coding sequence ATGTCCGAAAATAAACGCAGTACGATAGGCAAGTTTGCCCTACTGTCTATGACCTTCGCGGCGGTATACAGCTTCAACAACATCATTAACAACAACATCGAGATAGGCCTTTCCTCGGCACCGATGTTCTTTCTAGCCACCATCTTTTACTTTGTGCCTTTTTGTTTGATCGTCGCAGAGTTTGTGTCACTGAATAAAAACTCTGAAGCGGGCGTTTATTCTTGGGTTAAAAGCTCTCTAGGCGGCCGCTGGGCGTTTATTTCGGCTTATACCTACTGGTTTGTTAATCTGTTCTTCTTCACCTCTCTGCTGCCTAGAATTATCGCTTATGCGTCGTATGCGTTCTTAGGGTTTGAGTACATATTCACGCCAATCACCACGGCGATCCTCAGTACCATTTTGTTTGCGATTGCTACGCACATTTCAAACAATGGCGCGAAACTACTAGGCCCCATCACCTCACTAACATCGTCGCTTATGTTGTTGCTAACAATGTCTTACATCTTGTTGTCTGGCGGTGCTTTGATCGGTGGTATCGAGCCAGCAGACCCAATCACCATTGAAGCGATGACACCAAGCTTTAACTGGGCATTCCTTGGGGTAATCACTTGGATCTTCATGGCGGCTGGCGGTGCAGAATCGGTAGCGGTTTACGTCAACGACATCAAAGGTGGTCACAAGTCTTTCGTTAAAGTGATCATCATTGCCGGTATCTTCATTGGTGCGCTTTACTCGGTGGGTTCAGTACTAGCAAACGTGTTTGTGTCGCGAGAAGAGCTTAAATTTACTGGCGGCTCAGTGCAGGTATTCGAAGGGCTAGCACGACACTTTGGGTTGTCTGAAATCCTAATGAATCGCTTTGTGGGCGTGGTTTCATTCACGGCGATGCTGGGCTCTCTACTGATGTGGACAGCGACTCCGGTTAAGATTTTCTTCTCAGAGATCCCTAAAGGTATCTTCGGTGAGAAAACGGTCGCTCTAAACAAACAAGGCGTTCCAGAGCGTGCGGCTTGGATTCAATTCTTGATTGTGATTCCACTGATGTTCATTCCGACACTGGCGTCCGATACGGTTCAAGATCTGATGAGTACCATTATCAACATGACAGCTGCAGCATCGATGTTGCCACCGCTATTCATCATGATCGCGTACCTTAATTTACGTTTGAAGTTGGATCACTTACCTCGTGATTTCAGAATGGGCTCACGTATGACAGGCATTACCGTGGTCTCGATTCTGATCGGCATTTTCACTGTTGGCTTCTTTGCGTCAACCTTCCCAACAGGTGCTGACATCATGACCATCATCTTCTACAACGTGGGCGGGATTGTTATCTTCCTTGGCTACGCGTGGTGGAAGTACGGCAAATATGAAAAAAGCTTATCTCCAGAAGAGAAAAAACTAGAGGCAAAACCGGAACCGGCGAACGCTTAG
- the ygjK gene encoding alpha-glucosidase → MKLNKSFAALAIGAALVVTGCTSNSISGSNSISGSGSDTEQLQANEFKNVIDRTGSPEYMRDYDFDDHQRFNPFFDLGAWHGHLLPDSAEGMGGFPGTALLTEEYINFMADNFDRLSVFKDSKKVAFTMEAYSLPGALVQTLKSDDVTVEMTMRFASNRTSLLETKITTDSPAELVWDGELLEKTHAKEGVAQTDKTIAETYPEYDRQIVATDDGLKVTFGKVRSTWDLLTSGESEYQVHKSIPTQTTVDGLAFTSTANIEASTTIYTTYSHVLTAEEAQAEQPEIKKIMANPTDFLAASAERWEGYLEMGLTNPNATPEQERVAVKAMETLNGNWRGAAGAMEFDSVTPSVTARWFSGNQTWPWDTWKQAYAMAHFNPDVAKDNIRAMFAYQIQADDAVRPWDEGYVPDLLAYNLSPERGGDGGNWNERNTKPSLAAWAVMEVYKTTSDEAWLEEMYPKLVAYHDWWLRNRDNNGNGVPEYGAARDKAHNTPEGEMYFTVVRGDKHETVIGQAALDKVIAEGNYDYIESPAQTAASWESGRDDAAAFGFIDKDQLDAYVANGGKRSDWDVEFAQNRAEDGTLLGYSLLQESVDQASYMYSDNKYLAEMADILGKDAEAKEFREKAEHLSNYINTCMFDEGTNFFYDIRIEDKPLANGCAGKPIVERGKGPEGWSPLFNAAATQANADAVVSVMKDTEEFNTYVPLGTAALSSPAFGPDIYWRGRVWVDQFYFGLKGMDSYGYRDDAIEMAGAFFDHADGLVQDGPIRENYNPLTGEQQGAPNFSWSAAHLYMLYNDFFTDAE, encoded by the coding sequence ATGAAACTGAATAAATCATTCGCAGCTCTCGCTATCGGTGCAGCCCTTGTCGTTACTGGCTGTACTTCAAACTCAATCTCCGGATCAAACTCAATCTCTGGCTCAGGATCTGACACAGAACAACTGCAAGCCAACGAATTTAAGAACGTTATCGACCGTACTGGCTCACCTGAATACATGCGTGACTACGACTTCGATGACCACCAACGCTTTAACCCATTCTTCGACCTAGGTGCATGGCACGGTCACCTGCTACCAGACAGTGCAGAAGGCATGGGCGGATTCCCAGGTACAGCACTGCTTACCGAAGAATACATCAACTTCATGGCTGATAACTTCGACCGCCTAAGCGTGTTCAAAGACAGCAAAAAAGTGGCTTTCACTATGGAAGCTTACAGCCTACCGGGCGCATTGGTTCAAACGCTAAAATCTGACGATGTGACAGTAGAAATGACGATGCGTTTTGCTTCAAACCGTACCTCTCTGCTAGAAACTAAAATCACCACTGACTCCCCAGCCGAATTAGTGTGGGATGGTGAACTACTAGAAAAAACGCACGCTAAAGAAGGCGTGGCACAAACCGACAAAACCATCGCTGAAACTTACCCTGAGTATGACCGTCAAATCGTCGCGACCGACGATGGCCTAAAGGTGACCTTCGGTAAGGTTCGTTCGACATGGGATCTACTGACTTCTGGTGAGTCTGAGTACCAAGTTCACAAGTCGATTCCAACACAAACCACAGTGGATGGTTTAGCGTTTACTTCAACCGCAAACATTGAAGCATCGACGACTATCTACACCACATACTCGCATGTTCTAACGGCAGAAGAAGCGCAAGCGGAACAGCCTGAAATCAAAAAGATCATGGCAAACCCTACCGACTTCTTAGCGGCATCAGCAGAACGTTGGGAAGGCTATCTTGAGATGGGTTTAACCAACCCGAACGCGACACCAGAGCAAGAGCGTGTTGCGGTTAAAGCGATGGAAACCCTAAACGGTAACTGGCGTGGCGCTGCAGGTGCGATGGAGTTTGACTCTGTGACACCATCCGTGACCGCACGTTGGTTCTCGGGCAACCAAACTTGGCCTTGGGACACATGGAAGCAAGCCTACGCAATGGCTCACTTCAACCCAGATGTAGCGAAAGATAACATCCGCGCGATGTTCGCTTACCAAATTCAGGCTGACGATGCCGTTCGTCCTTGGGATGAAGGTTACGTGCCCGATCTACTCGCTTACAACCTAAGTCCAGAACGTGGCGGCGATGGCGGTAACTGGAATGAACGTAATACCAAACCAAGCCTAGCAGCATGGGCAGTAATGGAAGTCTATAAGACCACCAGCGATGAAGCTTGGCTCGAAGAGATGTATCCAAAGCTAGTGGCATACCACGATTGGTGGCTGCGCAACCGTGACAACAACGGCAACGGCGTACCTGAATACGGCGCAGCACGCGATAAAGCACACAACACGCCTGAAGGTGAAATGTACTTCACCGTGGTTCGTGGCGATAAGCACGAGACAGTTATAGGCCAAGCTGCACTGGATAAAGTGATTGCTGAAGGTAACTACGATTACATCGAAAGCCCAGCACAAACTGCCGCGTCTTGGGAGTCGGGTCGTGATGATGCAGCCGCATTTGGTTTCATCGATAAAGACCAGCTAGACGCGTATGTAGCGAATGGCGGCAAGCGCAGTGATTGGGATGTTGAGTTCGCTCAAAACCGCGCTGAAGATGGCACGCTACTTGGCTACTCACTACTGCAAGAATCTGTCGATCAAGCAAGCTATATGTACAGCGATAACAAGTACCTAGCAGAAATGGCTGACATTCTTGGTAAAGACGCAGAAGCGAAAGAGTTCCGTGAAAAAGCTGAGCATCTATCGAACTACATCAACACCTGTATGTTCGATGAAGGCACTAACTTCTTCTACGACATTCGCATTGAGGACAAACCACTCGCGAATGGCTGTGCAGGTAAACCGATTGTAGAGCGTGGTAAAGGCCCTGAAGGTTGGTCACCATTGTTCAATGCTGCTGCCACTCAAGCTAACGCTGATGCAGTTGTCTCTGTAATGAAAGATACAGAAGAGTTCAATACCTACGTTCCACTAGGCACAGCAGCGCTTTCTAGCCCTGCATTTGGCCCAGACATTTACTGGCGTGGACGTGTATGGGTAGATCAATTCTACTTCGGCCTAAAAGGCATGGACAGCTACGGCTACCGTGACGATGCGATTGAAATGGCAGGTGCGTTCTTTGACCACGCCGATGGATTAGTTCAAGACGGTCCAATCCGTGAAAACTACAACCCACTAACCGGCGAACAACAAGGCGCACCAAACTTCTCTTGGAGTGCGGCTCACTTGTACATGCTTTACAACGATTTCTTTACTGACGCAGAGTAA
- the ygjJ gene encoding protein YgjJ — translation MKSSFTKNTLITSCILAALSTTAHAEESAANHSDTQPPQTETETLFNFYGELGLGGHVALEGDDKGRYADGTYIEAGLAIEHGNWFGLAYMEGWTVQADDEGNAWATGHGWGGFEGGFNRFYAGYRTDSKTEFMIGRMDSSLDDVQWWGDPTVEYGYAISNTRDVHLGVKIQNLEGKLRYSVSFAPESDFSEDDALVHFGKYDSFADQWKDKNAMVNGYLQYDLTDDLTLMGGGEVRNNDGGELLLLGAEYKNFATRVWHDTDKGNQESFGSESGIQTSAWYEAAQGVYLSAAYNYANFDGDNGDKEITSYINAGVWYEYGNGAFATAFDSRFGVGSDTEIGDAQVFAMQYFYW, via the coding sequence ATGAAAAGTAGTTTTACTAAAAACACTCTTATTACAAGCTGTATTCTTGCTGCCTTAAGTACCACTGCCCACGCGGAAGAGTCCGCAGCAAACCACAGTGATACTCAGCCCCCTCAGACAGAAACTGAAACCCTATTTAACTTTTATGGTGAGCTTGGTCTTGGTGGTCACGTGGCACTCGAAGGTGATGATAAAGGCCGCTACGCAGACGGTACTTACATTGAAGCTGGCTTGGCTATCGAGCACGGTAATTGGTTTGGTCTTGCTTATATGGAAGGCTGGACAGTACAAGCCGACGACGAAGGCAATGCTTGGGCAACGGGCCACGGCTGGGGTGGCTTTGAAGGTGGTTTCAACCGCTTTTACGCTGGCTACCGCACAGATAGCAAAACAGAATTCATGATTGGTCGTATGGACTCTTCATTAGATGACGTTCAATGGTGGGGTGACCCTACGGTTGAATACGGCTACGCGATCTCAAACACGCGAGACGTGCACCTTGGTGTGAAGATTCAAAACCTAGAAGGCAAGCTTCGCTACAGCGTTTCTTTCGCGCCAGAGTCTGACTTCTCTGAAGACGATGCTCTCGTTCACTTCGGTAAATACGACAGCTTCGCAGATCAATGGAAAGATAAGAACGCCATGGTCAATGGTTACCTCCAATACGATCTGACCGACGACTTAACCTTAATGGGTGGCGGTGAAGTTCGTAACAACGATGGTGGCGAACTATTGCTATTGGGTGCTGAGTACAAAAACTTCGCCACTCGTGTTTGGCACGATACCGATAAAGGCAACCAAGAGTCTTTCGGTAGCGAGTCTGGTATTCAAACCAGTGCATGGTACGAAGCGGCACAAGGCGTTTACCTATCTGCAGCCTACAACTACGCAAACTTTGACGGTGACAATGGCGACAAAGAAATCACGTCTTACATCAATGCTGGCGTTTGGTACGAATACGGAAACGGTGCATTTGCGACTGCTTTCGACAGCCGCTTTGGCGTAGGCAGCGACACTGAAATCGGCGACGCGCAAGTGTTCGCAATGCAATACTTCTACTGGTAA
- a CDS encoding beta-galactosidase subunit beta, protein MIVLENLEQFKVVYRDGRKWQRCVEAIENIGNIKDGVMYSIGDSLAYMIEDCVARNTENFTGNRRYFDVHYYLEGRETVEFTAKSELEQIQAYSDETDREHLMGNGETRELIEGQVAIFDNSKAYRFHGDNRVRKVVLKVTIEDGYFLNK, encoded by the coding sequence ATGATCGTTTTAGAAAACTTAGAACAATTTAAAGTCGTTTACCGCGACGGTCGTAAATGGCAACGCTGTGTAGAAGCGATTGAAAACATCGGCAACATCAAAGATGGCGTGATGTATTCAATTGGTGACTCACTGGCTTACATGATTGAAGACTGCGTGGCTCGTAACACCGAAAACTTTACTGGCAACCGTCGTTACTTCGACGTGCATTACTACCTAGAAGGTCGTGAAACCGTCGAGTTCACAGCCAAGTCAGAGCTAGAGCAAATCCAAGCTTACAGCGATGAGACTGACCGTGAACACCTAATGGGTAACGGTGAAACTCGTGAACTCATTGAAGGTCAAGTAGCGATATTTGATAACAGCAAAGCCTACCGATTCCACGGTGATAACCGTGTACGCAAAGTGGTGCTGAAAGTAACTATCGAAGACGGTTACTTCCTTAATAAGTAA
- a CDS encoding amino acid permease — MSESVRGKLGKFALLSMTFAAVFNVRNIVNNNIELGLSSAPIFLLATLIYFIPFVFIIAEFVSANKNSESGMYDWLKQPLGSKAAYLGSFLYWFVNLFWFVSLLPNVIAYASYAMLGYEYAFSPIVTSAISIGLFAAATHISTKGASWLGKIAEIVAYGVFALFAVYVIGAMMALGGNHEPVEPITLEAMTPTINWATLGIMCWIFQAAGGAETAAAYLNDVKGGHKSFIKVIISAGIAIGIMYAVGSLLVNVFVARDELTYAGGMVEIFTGMANYFDISQSLTGRFVGIILFVAMFGSMMMWTAAPVKIHFSEIPKGVYGEKTTELNEHGVPVRAAWWQFAFVFLMLVVNGFGSESVQDMMNTAINLTAGTAMLPPIFIMVAYFVFRLKHDDTPRDFRMGTRVQGMSVVSVLIGIFVVSMTASAFPTGVDLMQAFFVNVFMTAVFSAIAWWWISRFEKKQAGKDAKLEAAKQS, encoded by the coding sequence ATGTCTGAATCTGTACGCGGTAAGTTAGGTAAATTTGCCTTGCTCTCCATGACATTTGCAGCGGTATTTAACGTTCGCAACATTGTAAATAACAACATCGAATTGGGATTGAGTTCAGCCCCTATCTTTTTGCTTGCGACTCTTATTTACTTCATTCCATTCGTATTCATTATTGCTGAATTCGTATCAGCAAATAAAAATTCTGAGTCAGGCATGTATGACTGGCTTAAACAACCTTTAGGCTCAAAAGCCGCCTACTTAGGTTCATTCCTCTATTGGTTCGTGAACCTATTCTGGTTTGTATCATTGCTGCCCAACGTTATCGCATACGCGTCTTACGCGATGCTTGGCTACGAGTACGCCTTCTCTCCGATAGTGACTTCGGCAATATCAATAGGTCTGTTTGCAGCAGCGACACACATCTCGACCAAAGGTGCGAGCTGGTTAGGTAAAATTGCAGAGATCGTTGCATACGGTGTATTTGCACTGTTCGCGGTTTACGTTATCGGTGCAATGATGGCACTCGGTGGTAACCATGAACCGGTAGAGCCAATCACGCTTGAAGCCATGACACCAACCATCAACTGGGCAACGTTAGGCATTATGTGTTGGATCTTCCAAGCAGCCGGTGGTGCAGAAACTGCAGCCGCTTACCTAAACGATGTTAAAGGTGGTCATAAGTCTTTCATCAAGGTGATCATCAGCGCGGGTATCGCTATCGGTATCATGTACGCAGTCGGTTCTCTATTAGTGAACGTATTCGTTGCACGTGATGAACTCACTTATGCTGGCGGCATGGTTGAAATCTTCACTGGTATGGCGAACTACTTCGATATTTCACAATCTCTAACGGGTCGCTTCGTCGGTATTATCCTATTCGTTGCGATGTTCGGTTCAATGATGATGTGGACAGCAGCTCCAGTAAAAATTCACTTCTCTGAAATCCCTAAAGGTGTTTACGGTGAGAAGACGACTGAGCTTAACGAACACGGTGTGCCAGTACGCGCAGCATGGTGGCAGTTTGCGTTCGTATTCCTAATGCTAGTGGTTAACGGCTTCGGTTCTGAGTCTGTGCAAGACATGATGAACACAGCAATCAACCTAACAGCAGGTACCGCAATGTTACCGCCTATCTTCATCATGGTGGCGTACTTTGTATTCCGCTTGAAGCATGACGATACACCACGTGACTTCCGCATGGGTACTCGAGTTCAAGGTATGTCTGTTGTGTCAGTACTTATCGGTATCTTTGTTGTCAGCATGACGGCGTCAGCATTCCCAACAGGTGTAGACCTAATGCAAGCGTTCTTCGTCAATGTATTTATGACGGCTGTATTCTCAGCTATCGCTTGGTGGTGGATCTCTCGCTTTGAAAAGAAGCAAGCAGGTAAAGATGCAAAGCTAGAAGCGGCTAAGCAATCGTAA
- a CDS encoding beta-galactosidase has translation MRTFSQIISAREWENQHITHHNVVEAHAPLNGYTSLAEAVGKNSSRTLSLNGVWKFQLFDSPELVSEEFVSEHFDDSSWKSIAVPSNWQMQGFDKPIYTNVKYPFADNPPFVPSDNPTGLYRTHFNCMEPELLDTHRLTFGGVNSAFHLWCNGKWVGYSQDSRLPAEFDVSEYLQAGENTLAVMVLRWSDGSYLEDQDMWWLSGIFRDVTLLRKPKVAIEDVGIETQLDACYRDAVLNISTKITKHSNDVEGFDKLKAELYDAQGQLVCEPQIVGFGERVVDEKGPWSEVAEHRLSVVNPNKWSAESPYLYRCVVSLLNKHDELVDCEAYDVGFRCVEITDSLLKVNGKSLLIRGVNRHEHHPELGHTMTREGMIQDIKLLKQNNFNAVRTAHYPNHPLWYELCDEYGLYLVDEANVETHGQFPMCRLSNDSSWLNAYMRRMTRLVERDKNHASVIIWSLGNESGIGRNHHAMYQWVKHADPTRPVQYEGGGADTAATDILCPMYARVDWDLPVVDSQPKVTPRVGIRKAIALPNEQRPLILCEYAHAMGNSLGSFDKYWQAFRDNPRLQGGFIWDWVDQGITKTDTNGQKYWGYGGDFGDEINDRQFCINGLVFPDRTVHPTLHEVKKAQQFYQFKMVSASPLVIEITSEYLFDAELIETLNWNITQNGVIQSNGSVELLVKSQSSVLLELDGTNVVCQPNSLNYLNLEVVLNTATRWADKGHVTAIEQLSLPTLSQLVLDANVSTYPPKVSETEKRLFVFSDDYQVEFDVLTGTLDRWQVKGVEQLVSGLKDNFYRAPLDNDIGVSEANRVDPNSWIARWQAMGLDSLTPECIEFSHFIQKNSVSVTARIAHLVEGQVRLLSTWQYQLFADGEVKLDVDVQAAKGLPSLPRVGLTFALKNIPDGVSWFGRGPHENYPDRKMSAHVGLHQQSIEQMHTPYIFPSDSGLRCDVRDAKMGAFELQGDFHFSVSRFGLQQLQKAKHTCDLTEQEQLFVYVDGFHMGVGGDDSWTPSVHDEYKLLKEHYHYQVRFYCGENGQSTVNRVKGS, from the coding sequence ATGAGAACTTTCTCTCAAATCATCTCTGCCCGTGAATGGGAAAACCAACACATCACTCATCATAACGTTGTTGAGGCTCATGCTCCTTTGAATGGTTACACCTCGTTGGCTGAGGCTGTGGGGAAGAACTCGTCACGCACCTTGTCTCTCAATGGGGTTTGGAAGTTTCAGCTGTTCGATTCGCCTGAGTTGGTCAGCGAAGAGTTTGTCTCTGAGCATTTTGATGATTCCTCATGGAAGTCGATCGCAGTGCCAAGCAACTGGCAGATGCAAGGCTTTGATAAACCGATCTATACCAATGTGAAATATCCTTTCGCTGATAACCCTCCCTTCGTCCCTAGCGATAATCCGACAGGGCTCTACCGAACGCATTTTAACTGCATGGAACCGGAGCTATTAGATACCCATAGGCTGACCTTCGGTGGCGTGAATTCCGCATTTCATTTGTGGTGCAACGGCAAGTGGGTTGGCTATTCGCAAGACAGTCGATTACCGGCTGAATTTGACGTATCTGAATACTTACAAGCAGGCGAGAACACGCTAGCAGTCATGGTGCTGCGTTGGTCTGATGGTTCCTATCTTGAAGACCAAGATATGTGGTGGCTCAGCGGCATATTCCGTGATGTGACTTTATTGAGAAAGCCCAAGGTCGCCATTGAGGATGTTGGTATTGAGACTCAGCTAGATGCTTGCTATCGCGATGCGGTTTTAAATATTTCTACGAAAATAACCAAGCACAGCAATGATGTAGAAGGCTTCGATAAGCTGAAAGCTGAACTTTATGATGCTCAAGGACAGTTGGTTTGTGAACCTCAAATCGTGGGCTTTGGCGAGCGAGTTGTGGATGAGAAAGGGCCTTGGTCTGAAGTCGCAGAGCACCGCCTTTCGGTCGTGAATCCGAACAAGTGGAGTGCCGAGTCACCCTACTTATATCGTTGTGTGGTGTCATTGCTCAATAAACATGATGAGCTTGTCGATTGTGAGGCTTACGATGTCGGATTTCGATGTGTTGAAATTACCGATAGTTTGCTCAAAGTTAACGGTAAGTCGTTGCTGATTCGTGGTGTGAATCGCCATGAACATCACCCTGAATTGGGTCACACCATGACGCGTGAAGGGATGATTCAAGACATCAAACTGCTCAAACAAAATAACTTCAATGCCGTTAGAACCGCTCATTATCCGAATCACCCATTATGGTATGAACTGTGTGATGAGTATGGCCTGTATCTGGTAGATGAAGCGAATGTGGAAACCCATGGTCAGTTTCCGATGTGTCGACTGTCTAATGATTCGTCGTGGTTGAATGCGTACATGAGACGAATGACAAGGCTAGTGGAGCGCGATAAAAATCACGCCAGCGTGATCATTTGGTCGCTGGGTAATGAGTCGGGTATTGGTCGTAATCATCATGCGATGTATCAATGGGTGAAACATGCTGATCCTACCCGTCCCGTTCAGTATGAAGGTGGTGGGGCTGATACTGCAGCGACTGATATCTTGTGCCCAATGTACGCACGTGTTGATTGGGATCTGCCTGTGGTTGATAGCCAACCTAAAGTCACTCCTAGAGTGGGTATTCGTAAAGCCATTGCTCTGCCTAACGAACAGCGCCCGTTGATCTTGTGTGAATATGCACATGCGATGGGCAATAGCCTTGGTAGCTTCGATAAATATTGGCAAGCGTTCAGAGACAATCCTAGGCTGCAAGGCGGATTTATTTGGGATTGGGTCGATCAGGGGATAACCAAAACCGATACGAACGGACAGAAATATTGGGGATATGGCGGTGATTTCGGCGATGAGATTAACGACCGCCAATTCTGTATTAATGGATTGGTTTTTCCTGACCGAACGGTACATCCAACCTTGCATGAAGTAAAAAAAGCGCAGCAGTTTTATCAGTTCAAGATGGTCTCTGCATCACCATTGGTGATCGAAATAACCAGTGAGTATTTGTTTGATGCCGAGCTTATCGAAACGCTGAATTGGAACATCACGCAAAATGGCGTTATTCAGAGTAATGGAAGCGTCGAATTACTTGTGAAGTCGCAATCGAGCGTACTGCTTGAGCTTGATGGAACCAACGTCGTTTGCCAACCAAATAGCCTTAACTATTTAAACTTAGAAGTGGTGCTGAATACCGCGACGCGGTGGGCTGATAAAGGACACGTGACAGCGATTGAACAACTGAGCTTACCCACCTTATCGCAACTTGTGCTTGATGCGAATGTCTCGACATATCCTCCGAAAGTCAGTGAAACGGAGAAGCGATTGTTTGTGTTTAGCGACGATTACCAAGTTGAGTTTGATGTGTTAACAGGGACTTTAGACCGTTGGCAAGTGAAGGGTGTTGAACAGTTAGTCAGTGGTCTCAAAGATAACTTCTATCGAGCACCACTCGATAATGATATAGGTGTCAGTGAAGCAAACCGAGTCGATCCCAATTCATGGATAGCACGTTGGCAGGCAATGGGGCTTGATTCACTAACTCCTGAGTGTATTGAATTTTCCCACTTCATTCAGAAAAACTCAGTCTCAGTGACGGCAAGAATTGCTCACTTAGTTGAAGGGCAAGTTCGTTTGTTGTCGACTTGGCAATACCAATTATTTGCTGATGGTGAGGTCAAGTTAGATGTGGATGTGCAAGCGGCGAAAGGCTTGCCGTCTTTACCACGAGTGGGATTAACATTCGCATTGAAAAACATCCCTGATGGCGTGAGTTGGTTCGGTCGCGGACCTCATGAAAATTATCCCGATAGAAAGATGTCAGCACACGTTGGCTTACATCAGCAGAGTATTGAACAAATGCATACCCCTTATATTTTCCCGTCAGACAGCGGCTTGCGTTGTGATGTTCGTGACGCAAAAATGGGAGCATTTGAATTGCAAGGAGACTTCCATTTCTCAGTCAGTCGTTTTGGGTTACAGCAGTTACAGAAGGCAAAACATACTTGTGACTTAACCGAACAAGAACAGCTGTTTGTTTATGTGGATGGCTTCCATATGGGCGTCGGTGGCGATGACTCATGGACGCCAAGTGTCCATGACGAATACAAATTATTGAAAGAGCATTACCATTATCAGGTGCGCTTCTATTGTGGTGAGAACGGTCAAAGTACAGTGAATAGAGTAAAAGGATCATAG